The genomic stretch GCCACCACCTCGGCGCCGTCCTCCAGCAGGTGGCCGACCAGGTACTTGCCGACCTTGCCCAGGCCGGCCACGCCGACCCGCCGGCCGTGCAGCGTGGGGACACCCCAGACGTGCTCGGCGGCCGCCCGCATGCCCTGGAAGACACCCCAGGCGGTGAGGATCGAGGAGTCGCCGGCTCCGCCGTGCTCGACGCTGCGGCCGGTGACGTAGCGCGTCTCGCGGGCGATCACGTCCATGTCCGGCACGTACGTGCCGACATCGCAGGCGGTGTAGTAGCGTCCGCTCAACGACTCCACGAAGCGGCCGTACGCGCGCAGCAGCGCCTCGCTCTTGATCTGCTCGGGGTCACCCCAGATGACTGCCTTGCCGCCACCCAGGTCCAGCCCGGCGAGAGCGTTCTTGTACGCCATACCGCGGGACAGGTCGAGCACGTCGGCGAGGGCGTCCTCCTCGCTCGCGTACGGGTAGAAGCGGGTTCCACCGAGCGCCGGACCGAGCGCGGTGGAGTAGATCCCGATGATCGCCTTCAGGCCGGTCTGCTTGTCCTGGCAGAACACGACCTGCTCATGGCCCGTGGATTCCGGGTCGTCGGAAGTGGCGAATACGCCCATGACTGGCTCCTGTGTCGGCGGGCGTCCTTGTGGGACGCGGACCTCGGTCGAGCCGGCGGGGATGCTGCCGGTGGTGCGAGCCTAGTATCGGCGGGCGTTCCCCGGCCTCTCCCGGGCGTCCGCATCCCGTCCAGCGGGCGGACGCACCGGGGGTCCCGACGCCCACGCCGTAGGGCGCGACGAGGGCGCCGGACCCCCGTTTCGGCTCGCCACGCGGCACCACCCGGGTGACGCCGAGCAACGCTCGGCTTGCCGTTCGTGGGAGGATCGCGCCGTGCCGTCGCTCTTCGCCTCATACCTGCGCGTGTACGAGCCGCTGACCGCCTTCGATCGCGATCGCCAGGCGTACTGGCGGCGCTACGTCGAGCAGGGGCGGGCGGTGGCGCCGGTGGAGGGGCCGGTTCGGCAGCGGACCTCGGTGATCGAGGCGCTCGGTGCGGGCTGGACCCGGCTGC from Micromonospora craniellae encodes the following:
- a CDS encoding Glu/Leu/Phe/Val family dehydrogenase, producing MGVFATSDDPESTGHEQVVFCQDKQTGLKAIIGIYSTALGPALGGTRFYPYASEEDALADVLDLSRGMAYKNALAGLDLGGGKAVIWGDPEQIKSEALLRAYGRFVESLSGRYYTACDVGTYVPDMDVIARETRYVTGRSVEHGGAGDSSILTAWGVFQGMRAAAEHVWGVPTLHGRRVGVAGLGKVGKYLVGHLLEDGAEVVATDVSPRALDWARTTHPEVTLVEDASALAAADIDVYAPCALGGALDDDTVGALRAKVVAGAANNQLAHPGVEKLLADRGILYAPDYVVNAGGVIQVADEIEGFDFNRAKLRATRIFDTTREILRLADTDGVPPAVAADRLAERRMADIGRLRTIHLR